Genomic segment of Nitrospira sp.:
ACAACATTCGTTGAGGATCCCGGCCATGCACGATGGCCACCAAGGGCCGGCCATTTCGCGTAAAAGGATTTGCAGGGATTGGTTTGGGTAGGACGACGGGACCTTCAGGTTCAAACAGGAGATGCCCCAAAATCGTCTGCGGCGACCGAAGCAACGCCGGGAGCAGCAGGAGGCCAAAACCTGCGTTGTTGAAAAACTCTCGCCGGGAGAACGGCATAGGCTATCGAACCGCATCCTTTGTGATGGGATAGCCCGCCTCGCGCCAAGCCTTGATCCCGCCGTCCATAGAGACGACGTTGGTATACCCCATCTGCCCGAGACTCTCTGCCGCCAGCACCGAGCGATACCCGCCGCCGCAATACAAGACGATCGGCTGATTTTTGTCGGGAAGCACCGTTTCAATATCCCGCTCGATAACTCCTTTCCCGATGTGAATGGCTCCGGCGGCATGATCTTCCGCAAATTCACAGTCCTCCCGAACATCCACGAAGTGAAACGGTTCGGCCCGATCTAATCTCGCCTTCACATCTGAGACAGTGCATTCCCTGACCTGGGCGCGCGCTACGTTCACTCGTTGCAAAAAACCTGGATTATGTTTCACACACCCTCCCCCTCAAATAATGATTGTTGCGCTGTCGGGCAGCGGAATGTCCGCGGCACCGGCTTCTCGTCTCGAACAAATCCTGCCCGTCGCCGGCTGACTTCCCACAATTGTTCGAGGCACTCCCAATAGTGACCGGCCCCTTGAAGCCGACTGAAAAATTTGGTCTCGCTCATCGCGCCGCCGCGCACCTCCTGAATGCGGTGGACGATCTTTGCAATACGGCCCGGGAACGCCTCCCGCATGCGTTCAAGGAAGACCGGCTCGACGTGTCCCGGCAGGCGCAGCACACTCCACGTTGCCGTCGTCGCGCCCGCCTCCTTGGCTCGTGACAATACATCTGGAATCGCCTCGTCGTTCAGCCCGGGAATGATCGGCGCCACGGAAATTCCCGTGGGAATACCAGCCTCGGACAGCAGTCTCATAGCTTCGAACCGTGCGGTGACACTGGGCGCCTGTGGTTCCACCCTGCGCGCCATGTCATCATCGGCAAAGGCAATGCTGAAGTAGACGCGAATCCAGGCCCGATCGCGCAGGCGCTGGAAGAGATCCAGATCTCGAACCAGCAACGCACCTTTCGTGATGACGCCCACAGGGTTCTGATAGTCCGCACAGGCCTCGAGACAGGCACGGGTCAGACCGAGCGTGGATTCGATCGGCTGATAACAATCCGTATTTCCGGAAAACACGACCAACTCACCCCGCCAGGACGGTTTGTCGAATGCCCGACGCAGCAGATCGGCCGCGCGGCGCTTCACCACAATTTTCGATTCGAAGTCTGTCCCCGCACCAAACCCCCAATACTCATGCGACGGGCGCGCATAGCAGTACGCGCACGCATGGAAACAGCCGCGATAGGGATTCACGCTCCATCGAAACGGCAGGTCCGGACTCTCGTTGCGGCTGAGAATCTGTTGGGTGTCGTCTTCGAACAGCTCCACCCGTGCGCGAGCGGCAGGCTCGAGCCGTTCGCGTTGCGCCGATTCAAATCGATTGGGCGGATTGGAGATGAGTTTCATGTGGCTCATGGTGCCGCGCGCATCGCGCGTTGTCAATTGCGCAACATCTCGAAGGCGCCGTATGCCACGCTCCTCCGTTCATTGACTACGGAAACATGCGATGTTAGATTTCTCGCCGCTTCACCGGGAGCCTGTATGTACGACCTGCGCGTCTTGCGAGACAATTTGGACGAAGTTCGAGAGCGGCTCGGGCCGCGTGGGAAGGATGTCGCGTGGGAAGATTTGCGCAAAGCGACCGAAGCGCGTCGCACCCGGATGATCCAGGTGGAAGACCTTCGGCATCAGTTAAAAAAAGGGTCGGATGAGGTCGCCCGCCTGAAACGCGAGAAACAATCTGCCGATGCCGCGATGACCGCCATGAAAGCGCTAGGCGACACCATCAAAGCGGAAGAAGACCAGCTCCGGCTCATCGAAGAGCAGTTGTCGCACATTGCGCTTCGTATTCCGAACCTTCCGCACGATTCCGTACCGGCAGGACAGGATGTCGACCACAATGTGGAAGTGCGTCGATGGGGCTCGCCGCCTACGCTCTCCGGTCCGGCCCAGTCACACTGGGATCTCGGAGAAGCGCTTG
This window contains:
- a CDS encoding sulfurtransferase, giving the protein MNVARAQVRECTVSDVKARLDRAEPFHFVDVREDCEFAEDHAAGAIHIGKGVIERDIETVLPDKNQPIVLYCGGGYRSVLAAESLGQMGYTNVVSMDGGIKAWREAGYPITKDAVR
- a CDS encoding PA0069 family radical SAM protein — its product is MSHMKLISNPPNRFESAQRERLEPAARARVELFEDDTQQILSRNESPDLPFRWSVNPYRGCFHACAYCYARPSHEYWGFGAGTDFESKIVVKRRAADLLRRAFDKPSWRGELVVFSGNTDCYQPIESTLGLTRACLEACADYQNPVGVITKGALLVRDLDLFQRLRDRAWIRVYFSIAFADDDMARRVEPQAPSVTARFEAMRLLSEAGIPTGISVAPIIPGLNDEAIPDVLSRAKEAGATTATWSVLRLPGHVEPVFLERMREAFPGRIAKIVHRIQEVRGGAMSETKFFSRLQGAGHYWECLEQLWEVSRRRAGFVRDEKPVPRTFRCPTAQQSLFEGEGV